In Effusibacillus pohliae DSM 22757, the sequence CGGTCTCGGCTGGTTGGCGATGCGGGAGGCCGAGTTCGGGCAGGCGATGCTCTATTTCAAAAAACAGCTGACTCTCGCTCCGTCCGACCTGCAAGCGAAGCTGAATCTTGGCTGGGCGGCACTGCTCGGGGGCGACATCGACAAAGCGGATGAAGTGTTCGCGCTGTTGCTGGCGGAGATACCGGATTCTGCATCCGTAAAAATCGGCATGGCGCGCGTATTGCAAATGCGAAACAAACAGGAGGAGGCCCACCGGTTATTGCAATCGGTTGTCCAATTGAACGATCCGCAGGATCGGCTGCTTGGTCACATGCAAATCGGTCGGCTGGCGTTGGAGCAAGGCAACTATGCGGCGGCGATCGAGCAATTTGCACAAGCGCTGCAGCTTGACGGCAATTGCATTGAGGGCTGGTTTTACAAAGCGCTGGCCCATACGGGTCTAGGCGAAACAGATGCGGCTGACCAGTGTTGGCAGCGCTGCCGGCAGGCAACCGCCAAACGGATGGAGGCGAGCGTGTAATCCGCATGCTTCCGTCTTTTTCTTGCAGGAGAATCTCGTCTGCATGGAGAATTATATCAGGATTCTCTGTTTGAGGTGACGTGCATGACAGTCCCTTATGTGGTGGTCGATCTTGAGACGACGGGCTTTTCGGCCGAGCGGGATTCGATTGTGGAAATCGGCGCCGTGCGGATTGAACAGGGCAAAATCGTCGATACATGGGCAACGTTTGTCGCCCAGGACAAACCGTTGCCCGCTTTCTGCAAGGAACTGACCGGCATTTCCGACGAAGACCTGGCGGGGGCACCTGCTCTGGAGGAAGCGATCAACCGGTTTCTGCAGTTTGCCGACGGTGCCGATTTGGTTGCGCATAACGCGTCATTTGACCTGTCGTTTCTCAACCGGGCGTCGGAGCAGTCCGGCTACTTGCCTTATGCCGGTACGTATGTGGATACATGGGAACTCAGCCAGATTTTGTTGCCGCGGGAGCCGAGCTATTCGCTCGAGTCGCTCGCCAAGAGCCGCGGCATTGTGCACGGGCGTCCACACCGCGCCCTGTCCGATGCGTTGGCGACAGCGGAACTGTTTTTACAGCTGCTGGAGAAAGCCAGAAAGCTGCCGCTCTTGGTGCTGCAGCAGATCGAACAGTTGACGGCGGCGTCCGATTGGCCGATGCGCCATTTTTTTGCGTCATTGGCAAACGAACCGCTGCAACTGACGCAGACGGAGCCGCCGGACGATTGTGCGGTGATTCAGCAGTTGATGCACCGGCTGGTGCGGATCCCGGAACGCAAGCTGGAAGAGCGGGAACCAGTCGCGTTTGACAGCGAGATCGCAGCCACCATATTATCGGAAAACGGGCCGTTGGCCGCCAAGTACCCCGGCTACGAAGAACGGCCCTCGCAGCTGCAAATGGTGCGGGCGGTGGCCGACGCGCTGGCGGAGGGGCGCCACCTGATCGTGGAGGCGGGTACCGGCACGGGAAAATCGCTCGCCTATCTGGTGCCGGCGATCCTGCACGCAGCCGCCACCGGCGAGCGGGTGGTGGTGGCGACGCACACGATCAACCTGCAGGAACAGCTGAAACACCGGGATCTTCCCTTGCTGCAGGAGATTATGCCGGTGCCGTTCACCGCGTCCGTCTTGAAAGGCCGCAACAACTATGCCTGCCTGCGCAAAGTGGCGACCGGCATCAATTCGCAGGGGCTGATCGGCGATTGGAACGAGCGGTCATTTTACGTCCGCATGCTGACCTGGCTGATTGAAACGGAAGCGGGCGACCGGGAGGAGCTTAACCTGCAGGGGGCGCAAGCGGAGTATTGGAACCGGGTGGCGAGCGACAGCGACTCCTGCATCGGCAAGAAATGCCCGTGGTTTCGCAACTGTTACTATTTCCGCAACCGGTCGGCGGCTGAGCAGGCGGACGTGGTGATCACCAACCATTCGCTGATTTTTGCCGACATCAAGTCGGAACATCGCGTGCTACCGCCATACGACCGGTTGATCATAGACGAGGCCCATCATCTTGAGGATGAAGCGACCAAACATCTGGGCGAGGATGTGAACTATTTTCAGGTGGCGGGCGCGTTCAACCGGCTGGTGCGCGACAGCCGGCAAGGCTTGCTGCCGCAGTTGCGGACAACGATCGGGCTGCACCCGCAGTTCGCCCCGATGGCCAACCTGCTCGACCAGATGGCCGGAAAGCTGGCGGAGCTGCGACATCATTTGGACGAGACGTTCAGCTTGCTGCAGCAGTTTGCGCTCGACCTGTCGGAAAAAAGTGAAGCGGGCAGATCGACGCTGCGCCTGCGCAAGGAACATCTCGAACTGCCGGCGTGGCAGGCGATCCTTTCCGCCTATGAAAATCTGCAAACGGAAGCGGCGTCCCTCCACAATCTGATGTCGAAACTGGAGCTGACAGCGTCCGATTTTGCAGATGATCACCAAATCGCGGGGCTGATCACCGACATCGGCGGCCAGGTGCAGGAAATCGACCGGCGGATGCTGACGATGGCCCGATTTTTTCGGGAAACCGATCCCGAATCGACGGTGCTGTGGCTGGAAGCGGAGGACAAAGCGGGGCGGCCGTTTGTAAGCCTGTATATGGCGCCCGTTCACGTCGGGCCGCTGCTGCAGGAGAAGCTGTTTGACAAAAAAGACTCGGTCGTGCTGGCATCAGCTACGATCGCGGTGAACCAGGGGTTCTCCTATATCATGGAGCGGCTCGGTTTGCGGAGGGCGGAAGAGGAAGGACGGCTTCGCACGTTGCAGGTCGAGTCGCCGTTTGATTACAAACATCAGGCGTTGCTGTGCATTCCAACCGATGTGACGCCTGTGAAAGGGGTGTCGGAGCAGGTGTTCGTCGATTCGCTTTGCGAATCGATCACGACGCTCGCCCGCATCTCGAACGGCCGCATGCTTGTGCTGTTCACCTCGCACAGGATGCTGCGGGACACGTACCTGAAAGTGAAACCGAAGCTGGCGGAACATAACATCCGCGTGTTTGCGCACGGCGTCGATTCGTCTTCCCGTGTCCGCCTGGTCCATCAGTTCAAACAGGAGGAGCGGGCGGTGCTGTTCGGGGCCAATTCGTTTTGGGAAGGAGTGGACATTCCGGGCGACGATCTGTCGTGTCTGGTGATCGTCCGGCTGCCGTTCTGGCCGCCCAACCATCCGATCGCGGAAGCGAGAACGGAAGCGCTAGAGCGGCAAGGACGCAACCCGTTTATGGAATACTCGGTGCCGCAGGCGATCGTCCGCTTCAAGCAAGGGTTTGGCCGGCTGATCCGCTCGAAAAAAGATGTCGGGGCGATCGTCGTCTACGACCGGCGGCTGGTCGACGCCCGCTACGGCAGGCATTTTCTGCAATCGTTGCCCAATCCTTGGATCTACCGGGGGCCTGAGAGAGAAGTGTTGAAACTGGTCTACAACTGGCTGAAACGAGAAACATAAAGTGAACCGGCCGTTCATATACATGTCCCAGATGGCGAGGGACATGACACGCAAATCGCGCTGAAACGAAAATGGACGATGTGGCTGTTGATTGCATATTGACGTCCGTTTTCTGTTTCCCCTAAGATGAAGTAATAAGGCTTATTTTTGAATTTCGTGACAGCTTGGAGGTCAGGATGAAAACTCCCAAAATTTCAGAAGCGGTGATTCGTCGCCTCCCGGTTTACTTACGTTACCTGCAGCACTTGCGGGATCTGAACATCACCACCGTATCGTCGCATGAACTGGGCCAAAACCTCGACATCAACCCGGCTCAAATTCGCAAAGACCTGGCTTATTTCGGCGAATTCGGCCGCAAAGGGATCGGCTATGACGTGCAATATTTGATCGAAAAAATCAAGCAAATTCTAAAATTGGACAGGCGTCTCAACGTCGCGCTGGTGGGAGCCGGCAACCTCGGTACCGCGCTGTCCAACTATAACCGTTACACCAACGAGAAACTGAAAATCGTCGCGATCTTCGACGCGGCGGAAGAAAAAATCGGCAGCAAAGTGGGCTCGCTCGATGTTTTGCCAGTGGAGTTGCTGCCGCAAGTGGTGAAGGAACTGGACATCAAGATGGGGATCATCACCGTTCCGGCGGCGGAAGCGCAGAAAGTGGCCGACCAGATGGTGAAAGCGGGGATCAAGGGGATTCTCAATTTTGCGCCGGTCATCCTG encodes:
- the dinG gene encoding ATP-dependent DNA helicase DinG, producing MTVPYVVVDLETTGFSAERDSIVEIGAVRIEQGKIVDTWATFVAQDKPLPAFCKELTGISDEDLAGAPALEEAINRFLQFADGADLVAHNASFDLSFLNRASEQSGYLPYAGTYVDTWELSQILLPREPSYSLESLAKSRGIVHGRPHRALSDALATAELFLQLLEKARKLPLLVLQQIEQLTAASDWPMRHFFASLANEPLQLTQTEPPDDCAVIQQLMHRLVRIPERKLEEREPVAFDSEIAATILSENGPLAAKYPGYEERPSQLQMVRAVADALAEGRHLIVEAGTGTGKSLAYLVPAILHAAATGERVVVATHTINLQEQLKHRDLPLLQEIMPVPFTASVLKGRNNYACLRKVATGINSQGLIGDWNERSFYVRMLTWLIETEAGDREELNLQGAQAEYWNRVASDSDSCIGKKCPWFRNCYYFRNRSAAEQADVVITNHSLIFADIKSEHRVLPPYDRLIIDEAHHLEDEATKHLGEDVNYFQVAGAFNRLVRDSRQGLLPQLRTTIGLHPQFAPMANLLDQMAGKLAELRHHLDETFSLLQQFALDLSEKSEAGRSTLRLRKEHLELPAWQAILSAYENLQTEAASLHNLMSKLELTASDFADDHQIAGLITDIGGQVQEIDRRMLTMARFFRETDPESTVLWLEAEDKAGRPFVSLYMAPVHVGPLLQEKLFDKKDSVVLASATIAVNQGFSYIMERLGLRRAEEEGRLRTLQVESPFDYKHQALLCIPTDVTPVKGVSEQVFVDSLCESITTLARISNGRMLVLFTSHRMLRDTYLKVKPKLAEHNIRVFAHGVDSSSRVRLVHQFKQEERAVLFGANSFWEGVDIPGDDLSCLVIVRLPFWPPNHPIAEARTEALERQGRNPFMEYSVPQAIVRFKQGFGRLIRSKKDVGAIVVYDRRLVDARYGRHFLQSLPNPWIYRGPEREVLKLVYNWLKRET
- a CDS encoding redox-sensing transcriptional repressor Rex, producing the protein MKTPKISEAVIRRLPVYLRYLQHLRDLNITTVSSHELGQNLDINPAQIRKDLAYFGEFGRKGIGYDVQYLIEKIKQILKLDRRLNVALVGAGNLGTALSNYNRYTNEKLKIVAIFDAAEEKIGSKVGSLDVLPVELLPQVVKELDIKMGIITVPAAEAQKVADQMVKAGIKGILNFAPVILRVPADIPIRNADVTTELESLAYYVE